A DNA window from Actinokineospora baliensis contains the following coding sequences:
- the dapE gene encoding succinyl-diaminopimelate desuccinylase, protein MTVELDLTADPVDLTTALVAVPSVSEDEVVLADAVERALRAQAPHLEVVRSGNAVLARTNLGRASRVVFAGHIDTVPVNDNLPPRLVDGVLHGLGAVDMKGGVAVMLHLAAAATDPKHDLTFLFYDCEEIDAARNGLGRVERDLPDWMRGDLAVVCEPSNGTIEAGCQGTMRIAVRTSGVRAHTARGWMGVNAIHAIGAVLATLTAYETRVVDIDGCTYREGLQAVHISGGVAGNVVPDAAEVRINFRFAPDRTPEQAEAHLREVFAGHDVTVVDGAAGALPGLTAPAAQELLAAAGGTPVAKLGWTDVARFAALGIPAVNFGPGDPTLAHTQHEHVPVGQITECARVLRLFVGG, encoded by the coding sequence GTGACCGTTGAGCTGGATCTCACCGCTGACCCCGTCGACCTCACCACCGCCCTCGTCGCCGTGCCCAGCGTCTCCGAGGACGAGGTCGTGCTGGCCGACGCCGTCGAGCGCGCGCTGCGGGCCCAGGCGCCGCACCTGGAGGTGGTCCGCAGCGGCAACGCCGTGCTGGCCCGCACCAACCTCGGCCGCGCGTCCCGGGTGGTGTTCGCGGGTCACATCGACACCGTGCCGGTCAACGACAACCTGCCGCCCCGGCTGGTCGACGGCGTGCTGCACGGCCTCGGCGCGGTCGACATGAAGGGCGGGGTGGCCGTCATGCTGCACCTGGCCGCCGCGGCGACCGATCCCAAGCACGACCTGACGTTCCTGTTCTACGACTGCGAGGAGATCGACGCCGCCCGCAACGGCCTCGGCCGGGTCGAGCGCGACCTGCCGGACTGGATGCGCGGTGACCTGGCCGTGGTCTGCGAGCCGTCCAACGGCACCATCGAGGCGGGTTGCCAGGGCACCATGCGCATCGCGGTCCGCACCTCCGGCGTCCGCGCGCACACCGCTCGCGGCTGGATGGGTGTCAACGCGATCCACGCGATCGGCGCGGTCCTGGCGACCCTGACCGCCTACGAGACCCGCGTCGTCGACATCGACGGCTGCACCTACCGCGAGGGCCTGCAGGCCGTGCACATCTCCGGCGGCGTCGCGGGCAACGTGGTCCCGGACGCGGCCGAGGTGCGGATCAACTTCCGGTTCGCCCCCGACCGCACCCCCGAGCAGGCCGAGGCCCACCTGCGGGAGGTCTTCGCCGGTCACGACGTCACCGTGGTCGACGGCGCCGCAGGTGCGTTGCCCGGTCTCACCGCGCCCGCCGCGCAGGAGTTGCTGGCTGCCGCAGGCGGCACGCCCGTCGCCAAGCTGGGGTGGACGGACGTGGCCAGGTTCGCCGCGCTGGGCATCCCGGCGGTCAACTTCGGACCGGGCGACCCGACGCTGGCCCACACCCAGCACGAGCACGTCCCGGTCGGGCAGATCACCGAGTGCGCGCGGGTCCTTCGCCTGTTCGTTGGCGGATAG
- a CDS encoding TIGR00730 family Rossman fold protein, producing the protein MTIDGPDDLGSDLHPKERQRGPVTLRRERSEEATTTDQRLLDSRGPSDWVHTDPWRVLRIQAEFVEGFGALAEVPRAVTVFGSARTKRDDPEYQLGRDIGAALAASGFATITGGGPGAMEAVNRGASEAGGLSIGLGIELPFEQGLNPWVDLGVNFRYFFARKTMFIKYSQAFICLPGGFGTLDELFEALTLVQTKKVTKFPVVLFGTEYWGGLYEWLRSSVLAGGKIGEKDMALLHLTDDVDDAVGVVEKAYQAWSDAH; encoded by the coding sequence GTGACCATTGACGGACCCGATGACCTCGGCAGCGACCTGCACCCCAAGGAGCGCCAGCGCGGCCCGGTGACCTTGCGCCGGGAGCGCAGCGAAGAAGCCACCACCACCGACCAGCGCCTGCTCGACTCGCGCGGGCCGTCGGACTGGGTGCACACCGACCCGTGGCGGGTCCTGCGCATCCAGGCCGAGTTCGTCGAGGGGTTCGGCGCGCTCGCCGAGGTGCCGCGTGCGGTGACCGTGTTCGGTTCGGCCAGGACCAAGCGCGACGACCCCGAGTACCAGCTCGGCCGCGACATCGGCGCCGCGCTGGCGGCTTCCGGTTTCGCCACCATCACCGGTGGCGGCCCCGGCGCGATGGAGGCGGTCAACCGCGGCGCGTCCGAGGCCGGTGGCCTGTCGATCGGGCTGGGCATCGAGCTGCCGTTCGAGCAGGGCCTCAACCCGTGGGTCGACCTCGGCGTGAACTTCCGGTACTTCTTCGCGCGCAAGACGATGTTCATCAAGTACTCGCAGGCCTTCATCTGCCTGCCGGGTGGCTTCGGCACGCTCGACGAGCTTTTCGAGGCTCTTACCCTCGTGCAGACCAAGAAGGTCACGAAGTTCCCGGTTGTCCTCTTTGGCACCGAGTACTGGGGCGGCCTCTATGAGTGGCTGCGCAGTTCGGTCCTCGCGGGCGGCAAGATCGGCGAGAAGGACATGGCCCTCTTGCACCTGACCGACGACGTCGACGACGCGGTCGGTGTGGTCGAGAAGGCCTACCAGGCCTGGAGCGACGCCCATTGA
- a CDS encoding TIGR00730 family Rossman fold protein encodes MSRSVAVYCGSHSTVPRSYLDLADEVGAGIAARGWTLVWGGSAVSMMGSVARATRRGGSRTVGVIPRALVELETADPDADELIVVDTMRERKREMDDRADAFLTLPGGLGTCEELFEVWTSRYLGMHTKPVVLLDPDDHWSGMLTWVRELHSRGFVNDVALNALVVTRTAEEALAACA; translated from the coding sequence TTGAGCCGCTCGGTAGCCGTCTACTGCGGCTCGCACTCGACCGTGCCGCGTTCGTACCTGGACTTAGCTGACGAAGTCGGGGCTGGCATAGCCGCGCGCGGCTGGACGCTCGTCTGGGGCGGATCCGCCGTGTCCATGATGGGCTCGGTGGCCCGCGCGACAAGGCGCGGCGGATCGCGGACGGTGGGCGTCATCCCGCGCGCGTTGGTGGAGCTGGAAACCGCGGACCCCGACGCCGACGAGCTGATCGTCGTCGACACGATGCGCGAGCGGAAGCGCGAGATGGACGACCGCGCCGACGCCTTCCTGACGCTGCCCGGCGGCCTGGGCACCTGCGAGGAGCTCTTCGAGGTCTGGACGTCCCGCTACCTGGGGATGCACACCAAACCCGTGGTCCTGCTCGACCCCGACGACCACTGGTCCGGCATGCTGACCTGGGTCCGCGAGCTCCACTCCAGGGGCTTCGTCAACGACGTCGCCCTCAACGCCCTCGTCGTCACCCGGACCGCCGAAGAGGCCCTGGCCGCCTGCGCCTGA
- a CDS encoding lysophospholipid acyltransferase family protein, protein MFYRTLRVVLSFLARLFLRPVVEGAERVPAKGPVILAINHLAVIDSFVVPMMVSRRVSFLAKAEYFAGGSPKKRLVGVLFRALGAIPVERDNSRAALASLEVAGAVLDAGDAFAIHPEGTRSLDGKLHRGRTGVAQLALEHKAPVVPVALIGTDKVQPAGRKWPRPHRITVRFGEPLDFSRYDGLANSLPIRRAVTDEIMYAILELSGQEYVDSYHKRPSEAA, encoded by the coding sequence GTGTTCTACCGCACGCTGCGCGTCGTGCTCTCGTTCCTGGCCAGGCTGTTCCTGCGACCCGTCGTCGAGGGCGCCGAGCGGGTACCCGCCAAGGGCCCGGTGATCCTGGCGATCAACCACCTGGCGGTCATCGACAGCTTCGTGGTGCCGATGATGGTCTCCCGCCGGGTGTCGTTCCTGGCCAAGGCGGAGTACTTCGCCGGGGGCTCACCGAAGAAGCGCCTGGTCGGCGTGCTCTTCCGCGCCCTGGGGGCCATCCCCGTCGAGCGGGACAACAGCCGCGCGGCGCTGGCCTCGCTCGAGGTGGCCGGTGCGGTGCTCGACGCGGGCGACGCGTTCGCGATCCACCCCGAGGGCACGCGCTCCCTCGACGGCAAGCTGCACCGCGGCCGGACCGGGGTGGCGCAGCTGGCGCTGGAGCACAAGGCGCCGGTCGTGCCGGTGGCCCTGATCGGGACGGACAAGGTCCAGCCCGCGGGCCGCAAGTGGCCCCGCCCGCACCGCATCACCGTGCGCTTCGGCGAGCCGCTCGACTTCAGCCGCTACGACGGCCTGGCCAACTCACTGCCCATCCGCCGCGCCGTGACCGACGAGATCATGTACGCGATCCTCGAGCTCAGCGGCCAGGAGTACGTCGACTCGTACCACAAGCGCCCCAGCGAAGCCGCCTAG
- the folP gene encoding dihydropteroate synthase: protein MTALRFGTREVPQDRALVMAIVNRTRDSFYDRGATFAEPAALAAVDRAVAEGADIVDIGGVRAGSHGEPVDSAEEARRVVPFVAAVRERHPDLVISVDTWRHEVGRAVCEAGADLINDTWAGADPRLAEVAAEFGVGIVCSHTGGAAPRTDPHRVRYGDLVGEVVTELVARAERMVELGVPREGVLIDPTHDFGKNTWHGLELLRRLDELVATGWPVLMALSNKDFVGETLDVSLDERVDGTLAATAVSAWAGAKVFRAHQVARTRQVVDMVAGIAGTRPPARVTRALA, encoded by the coding sequence ATGACGGCTCTGCGGTTCGGCACCCGCGAGGTCCCCCAGGACCGCGCCCTGGTGATGGCGATCGTGAACCGGACCAGGGACTCCTTCTACGACCGGGGTGCCACCTTCGCCGAGCCCGCCGCCCTCGCCGCGGTCGACCGGGCGGTGGCCGAGGGCGCCGACATCGTCGACATCGGCGGGGTGCGGGCCGGGTCGCACGGCGAGCCGGTCGACTCGGCGGAGGAGGCGCGGCGGGTGGTCCCGTTCGTCGCGGCGGTGCGCGAGCGCCACCCCGACCTGGTGATCAGCGTCGACACCTGGCGGCACGAGGTGGGTCGGGCGGTGTGCGAGGCGGGCGCCGACCTGATCAACGACACCTGGGCGGGCGCGGACCCGCGGCTGGCCGAGGTCGCCGCCGAGTTCGGGGTCGGCATCGTCTGCTCGCACACCGGTGGCGCCGCCCCGCGCACCGACCCCCACCGGGTCCGCTACGGCGACCTCGTCGGTGAGGTCGTGACCGAGCTGGTGGCCAGGGCCGAGCGGATGGTCGAGCTGGGCGTGCCGCGCGAGGGCGTGCTCATCGACCCGACGCACGACTTCGGCAAGAACACCTGGCACGGCCTGGAACTCCTGCGCCGCTTGGACGAGCTCGTCGCCACGGGGTGGCCGGTGCTGATGGCACTGTCCAACAAGGACTTCGTCGGCGAGACCCTCGACGTGAGCCTCGACGAGCGCGTGGACGGAACCCTTGCCGCCACGGCCGTTTCCGCGTGGGCGGGCGCGAAGGTCTTCCGCGCGCACCAGGTCGCCAGGACTCGTCAGGTCGTCGACATGGTCGCGGGCATCGCCGGAACCCGCCCCCCGGCCCGGGTGACCCGGGCCCTGGCGTGA
- a CDS encoding glucosyl-3-phosphoglycerate synthase, which translates to MSSLERTTWQSPEWTVTQLVRAKGSRTVSVVLPALNEEATVGAVVASVLPLVGTLVDELVVIDSGSTDRTRARAEAAGARVVHRDAVLPAVAPRPGKGEVLWRSLAATSGDLVVFLDSDLVDPDPAFVPHLLGPLLTAHGVHLVKGFYRRPLRLETEEVGTGGGRVTELLARPALSALRPELADVIQPLGGEYAATREFLTSVPFAAGYGVEIGLLLDAHTRYGLAGLAQVNLGVRKHRNRSLLQLGVMARQILGTALDRCGVPSATGVLTQFVQVGGEWLPDRTEVLVADRPPMAGVLGG; encoded by the coding sequence GTGAGCAGCCTGGAGCGGACCACCTGGCAGAGTCCCGAGTGGACTGTCACGCAGTTGGTGCGCGCCAAGGGGAGCAGGACCGTCAGCGTGGTCCTACCCGCGTTGAACGAAGAGGCCACGGTCGGTGCTGTCGTCGCTTCGGTGCTGCCCCTGGTCGGCACGTTGGTCGACGAGCTCGTGGTCATCGACTCCGGGTCGACCGACCGCACCCGCGCTCGCGCCGAGGCCGCGGGCGCCCGGGTCGTGCACCGCGACGCCGTGCTGCCCGCCGTCGCGCCGCGCCCGGGCAAGGGCGAGGTCCTGTGGCGCTCGCTGGCCGCCACCAGTGGTGACCTGGTCGTCTTCCTCGACTCCGACCTGGTCGACCCCGACCCCGCGTTCGTCCCGCACCTGCTCGGACCGCTGCTGACCGCGCACGGCGTGCACCTGGTCAAGGGCTTCTACCGGCGCCCGCTGCGGCTGGAGACCGAGGAGGTCGGCACCGGCGGCGGCCGGGTCACCGAACTGCTGGCCCGACCCGCCCTGTCCGCGCTGCGCCCCGAGCTCGCCGACGTGATCCAACCCCTCGGCGGCGAGTACGCGGCCACCCGCGAGTTCCTCACCTCCGTCCCGTTCGCCGCGGGCTACGGCGTCGAGATCGGCCTGCTGCTCGACGCGCACACCCGCTACGGCCTCGCCGGGCTCGCCCAGGTCAACCTCGGTGTCCGCAAGCACCGCAACCGCTCGCTGCTGCAACTGGGCGTCATGGCCAGGCAGATCCTCGGCACCGCTCTCGATCGCTGCGGCGTGCCGTCCGCGACCGGCGTGCTGACCCAGTTCGTACAGGTCGGCGGCGAATGGCTGCCGGACAGGACCGAGGTGCTCGTCGCCGACCGGCCCCCGATGGCCGGGGTGCTCGGCGGCTAG
- a CDS encoding GNAT family N-acetyltransferase has protein sequence MAISRATPADWSAIRAVRLAALTEAPYAFASTLAKETPYGDDHWRDWPRKHAVFLAFADVEPVAIAAGIPGDPVEMISVWIAPAARGTSLATELVETLVDWAKAEGAGAVNAWVVGNNPRARRFYDRLGFTPNGREMPYPNDPSITEYHLTRPV, from the coding sequence ATGGCCATCAGCCGCGCCACCCCAGCCGACTGGTCCGCGATCCGCGCCGTCCGGCTGGCCGCCCTCACCGAGGCCCCGTACGCGTTCGCGTCCACCCTGGCCAAGGAGACGCCCTACGGCGACGACCACTGGCGGGACTGGCCGCGCAAGCACGCCGTCTTCCTGGCCTTCGCCGACGTCGAGCCGGTCGCGATCGCGGCGGGCATCCCCGGCGACCCGGTGGAGATGATCTCGGTGTGGATCGCGCCAGCCGCCAGGGGCACGTCGCTGGCGACCGAGTTGGTGGAGACGCTGGTGGACTGGGCGAAGGCGGAGGGGGCTGGCGCGGTGAACGCCTGGGTGGTGGGCAACAACCCCCGCGCGCGGCGCTTCTACGACCGGCTCGGGTTCACCCCGAACGGCCGGGAGATGCCGTACCCGAACGACCCGAGCATCACCGAGTACCACCTGACCAGGCCGGTCTAG
- a CDS encoding DivIVA domain-containing protein, whose amino-acid sequence MTTVLIYLVVMALVAAVVFLLASVVFGRGEELPALPPGASPTRLPATDVTGDDVRSVRFQLVFRGYRMTEVDWVLQRLGGELDQLRAKVAELEKADDPSR is encoded by the coding sequence GTGACCACCGTGCTCATCTACCTCGTCGTCATGGCGCTCGTGGCCGCCGTGGTGTTCCTGCTCGCCTCCGTGGTGTTCGGCCGCGGCGAGGAACTGCCCGCGCTGCCCCCCGGCGCGTCCCCGACCCGGCTGCCCGCCACCGACGTCACCGGCGACGACGTGCGCTCGGTGCGGTTCCAGCTGGTGTTCCGCGGCTACCGGATGACCGAGGTGGACTGGGTGCTGCAGCGCCTCGGCGGCGAGCTCGACCAGCTGCGGGCCAAGGTGGCCGAGCTGGAGAAGGCGGATGATCCGAGTCGCTGA
- a CDS encoding SRPBCC family protein, whose amino-acid sequence MIRVAERVDIQAPAEVTWAAMTDWARQGTWMLGTTVRVTGGDGRGVGSTLAAFTGVIGIGFTDHMEITEWRPPARCAVRHTGWLVRGTGVFEVEDRGAAGSTFVWREDLRVPRPLWALVSPVFRAGLRLSLRRFAAFAEARA is encoded by the coding sequence ATGATCCGAGTCGCTGAACGCGTCGACATCCAGGCGCCAGCCGAGGTGACCTGGGCGGCGATGACCGACTGGGCGCGGCAGGGCACCTGGATGCTCGGCACCACGGTCAGGGTGACCGGCGGTGACGGCCGCGGCGTCGGGTCGACACTGGCCGCGTTCACCGGCGTCATCGGCATCGGGTTCACTGACCACATGGAGATCACCGAGTGGCGGCCCCCGGCCCGCTGCGCCGTCCGCCACACGGGCTGGCTCGTGCGCGGCACCGGGGTGTTCGAGGTCGAAGACCGCGGCGCCGCCGGGTCGACCTTCGTGTGGCGGGAAGACCTGCGGGTGCCGCGACCGCTGTGGGCCCTGGTGAGCCCGGTGTTCCGCGCGGGACTGCGGCTGTCGCTGCGCCGGTTCGCGGCGTTCGCGGAGGCGCGCGCGTGA
- a CDS encoding DNA-3-methyladenine glycosylase I, with amino-acid sequence MTALVRCAWGDSTPDYADYHDNEWGVPLRGRDAMYERVSLEAFQSGLSWITILRKREAFREAFEQFVPERVAGFGPTEVDRLMADAGIVRNRAKIEATIRNARAVVALDEPFDDLLWSFAPTTPRPRPATHADVPAITPESTAMAKALKRHGFAFVGPTTCYALMQATGMVNDHVATCFRATEH; translated from the coding sequence GTGACGGCGCTGGTGCGGTGCGCCTGGGGTGACTCGACGCCGGACTACGCGGACTACCACGACAACGAGTGGGGCGTGCCGCTGCGCGGGCGGGACGCGATGTACGAGCGGGTGAGCCTGGAGGCGTTCCAGAGCGGGCTGTCCTGGATCACGATCCTGCGCAAGCGGGAGGCGTTCCGCGAGGCGTTCGAGCAGTTCGTCCCGGAACGGGTCGCCGGGTTCGGCCCGACCGAGGTGGACCGGCTGATGGCGGACGCGGGGATCGTGCGCAACCGGGCGAAGATCGAGGCCACCATTCGCAACGCTCGGGCCGTGGTCGCCCTGGACGAGCCCTTCGACGACCTCCTCTGGTCCTTCGCCCCCACCACCCCCCGCCCCCGCCCAGCCACCCACGCGGACGTCCCGGCCATCACCCCGGAGTCCACGGCGATGGCCAAAGCCCTCAAACGCCACGGCTTCGCCTTCGTCGGCCCCACCACCTGCTACGCCCTCATGCAAGCCACCGGCATGGTCAACGACCACGTCGCCACCTGCTTCCGCGCCACGGAGCACTGA
- a CDS encoding enoyl-CoA hydratase-related protein, producing the protein MAEVLTISDRDGVRTLTLNRPESFNSLTVALKEALITALEEAGADASVRAVVLTGAGKAFCAGQDLKEHLDLLRADDPAPLATVDKHYNPIVTAITTLPKPIIAAVNGMAAGAGASFAYACDLRVAAESTKFLMAFAGVGLTADSGSAWTLPRLIGYGRAMELFLLARPVDAEEALRIGMVNQVVPVDEVLPTAQALAARLATGPTAAYAKIKEALLASAGAPLAEGLAVEGRTQQEAGATADHREGVEAFVAKRTPNFVGH; encoded by the coding sequence GTGGCCGAGGTGCTGACGATCTCAGACCGCGACGGGGTGCGCACGCTGACTCTGAACCGACCGGAGTCGTTCAACTCGCTGACCGTGGCGCTGAAGGAAGCGCTGATCACGGCCCTGGAAGAGGCCGGGGCGGACGCCTCGGTGCGGGCGGTGGTGCTGACCGGGGCAGGCAAGGCGTTCTGCGCGGGACAGGACCTGAAGGAGCACCTCGACCTCCTGCGCGCGGACGACCCGGCACCGCTGGCGACGGTCGACAAGCACTACAACCCGATCGTGACGGCCATCACCACGCTGCCCAAGCCGATCATCGCGGCGGTGAACGGGATGGCCGCCGGGGCGGGGGCGTCGTTCGCGTACGCGTGCGACCTGCGGGTCGCGGCCGAATCGACCAAGTTCCTGATGGCCTTCGCGGGGGTCGGGCTGACCGCGGACTCCGGGTCGGCGTGGACCCTGCCGCGCCTGATCGGGTACGGGCGGGCGATGGAGCTGTTCCTGCTGGCGCGGCCGGTGGACGCGGAGGAGGCGCTGCGGATCGGGATGGTCAACCAGGTCGTGCCGGTGGACGAGGTCCTGCCCACGGCCCAGGCTTTGGCCGCCCGACTCGCCACGGGCCCGACGGCGGCTTACGCCAAGATCAAGGAGGCGTTGCTCGCCTCCGCAGGCGCCCCACTCGCTGAGGGGCTGGCTGTCGAGGGCCGCACCCAGCAGGAAGCGGGCGCGACAGCCGACCACCGCGAGGGCGTCGAGGCCTTCGTCGCCAAACGCACCCCCAACTTCGTCGGCCACTAG
- a CDS encoding PaaX family transcriptional regulator — MRARSALFDVFGGHLRQRDGSATIAALVRLLEPLGFGAPAIRTAVSRMVRQGWLTPVRLADGPGYTLTTRAELRLDEAGARIYRTLPSTWDGRWHVVVLEEAPPRGARDRLASSLRLLGYGPLGPSTWVAPRPSAELGEVLAGEGLTARVFHGAQDGSDVDLAARAWDLTGLGERYREFVATWSPVMSAVDGTDPAEAFAATQRLLHAWRKFLFADPGLPVDLLPPDWPGFAAAEFFDRHTARLAPAVTEFLDDCLRRGGKQRSTA; from the coding sequence GTGCGCGCCCGTTCCGCCCTCTTCGACGTCTTCGGCGGCCACCTGCGGCAGCGGGACGGCTCGGCGACCATCGCCGCGCTGGTGCGGCTGCTGGAGCCGCTGGGCTTCGGCGCGCCCGCGATCAGGACCGCGGTGTCCAGAATGGTCCGCCAGGGCTGGCTCACCCCGGTCCGCCTCGCCGACGGCCCCGGCTACACCCTCACCACCCGCGCCGAGCTGCGGCTCGACGAGGCGGGCGCCAGGATCTACCGCACCCTCCCGTCCACTTGGGACGGGCGTTGGCACGTGGTCGTGCTGGAGGAGGCGCCGCCGAGGGGCGCGCGCGACCGCCTGGCGTCGTCGTTGCGGTTACTCGGGTACGGGCCGCTGGGACCGTCGACTTGGGTCGCACCCCGGCCGTCGGCGGAGCTGGGCGAGGTGCTGGCCGGGGAGGGGTTGACGGCCAGGGTCTTCCACGGGGCGCAGGACGGGTCGGACGTGGACCTGGCCGCCCGCGCGTGGGATCTCACCGGGTTGGGTGAGCGGTACCGCGAGTTCGTGGCGACCTGGTCACCCGTGATGTCCGCTGTGGACGGAACCGACCCGGCGGAGGCTTTTGCGGCGACCCAGCGGCTGCTGCACGCGTGGCGCAAGTTCCTGTTCGCCGACCCGGGGCTGCCGGTGGACCTGCTGCCCCCGGACTGGCCGGGGTTCGCCGCCGCGGAGTTCTTCGACCGGCACACGGCCCGCCTGGCCCCGGCTGTGACCGAGTTCCTGGACGACTGCCTGCGGCGGGGTGGTAAGCAGAGGTCTACCGCGTGA
- a CDS encoding DUF3117 domain-containing protein yields MAAMKPRTGDGPLEVTKEGRGIVMRVPLEGGGRLVVEMTPEEASNLGDALKSASG; encoded by the coding sequence ATGGCGGCCATGAAGCCCCGGACCGGAGACGGTCCCCTCGAAGTGACCAAGGAGGGCCGGGGCATCGTGATGCGCGTCCCGCTCGAGGGCGGCGGACGTCTGGTGGTCGAGATGACCCCGGAGGAGGCCAGCAACCTCGGCGACGCGCTCAAGTCCGCCTCGGGCTGA
- a CDS encoding leucyl aminopeptidase, which translates to MPTPTPPTPLPDVEVSAGSAAGVPVAVLTRASDDGPAQIGPGGDELGPAWAEAVGLAGKAGEVRRGPVDAAARWAVGVGAGEPKHWRGAGAALARAVNALLETRPDAGDAVQVELPADVDAEQAAWFATGLRLGGYRYRVTGEDQAPRLRSVRLVVSERDRRERIAAAVKRAGVLAAATALTRDLANAPSNVKDPAWLAKSAVKAIGKPKGLTARIHDEKWLAEHGFGGLLAVGGGSSRPPRLVHVTWSPPNAVGPHIGLVGKGITFDTGGISIKPNEGMHLMRTDMAGGAAVLAAIGAIARLGLPIRVTALVPCAENHVSGSSYRPGDVVRHYGGKTTEITNTDAEGRVVLADALTYAHQDLGVDLLVDVATLTGAMKVSLGTRIGGLFTDDDALADRISAASTTAGESLWRMPLLDHLAAEVHSDVADVRQCPPGPGAITAALFLREFTGGLPWAHLDIAGPARADRAYADVVPGATGFAARTLVEFVASYGS; encoded by the coding sequence TTGCCCACGCCGACCCCGCCGACGCCGCTGCCCGACGTGGAGGTGTCCGCCGGGTCCGCGGCGGGTGTCCCGGTCGCCGTCCTCACCAGGGCTTCCGACGACGGCCCGGCCCAGATCGGCCCCGGTGGTGACGAGCTCGGCCCGGCCTGGGCGGAGGCCGTGGGCCTGGCGGGCAAGGCGGGCGAAGTGCGCCGCGGTCCGGTTGACGCGGCGGCCAGGTGGGCCGTGGGGGTCGGCGCTGGTGAGCCCAAGCACTGGCGCGGCGCGGGCGCGGCACTCGCCCGCGCGGTCAACGCCCTGCTGGAGACCAGGCCGGACGCGGGCGACGCGGTGCAGGTCGAGCTCCCCGCCGACGTCGACGCCGAGCAGGCCGCCTGGTTCGCGACCGGGCTGCGGTTGGGTGGCTACCGGTACCGGGTGACCGGCGAGGACCAGGCTCCCCGGTTGCGCTCCGTGCGCCTGGTGGTGTCCGAACGCGACCGTCGCGAACGGATCGCCGCCGCGGTCAAGCGGGCCGGTGTGCTGGCCGCGGCGACCGCGCTGACGCGTGACCTGGCCAACGCGCCCTCCAACGTCAAAGACCCCGCCTGGCTGGCCAAGAGCGCGGTCAAGGCGATCGGCAAGCCCAAGGGCCTCACCGCGCGCATCCACGACGAGAAGTGGCTGGCCGAGCACGGTTTCGGCGGTCTGCTCGCGGTCGGCGGGGGCTCCTCGCGCCCGCCCCGCCTGGTGCATGTGACCTGGTCGCCGCCCAACGCCGTCGGGCCGCACATCGGCTTGGTCGGCAAGGGCATCACCTTCGACACCGGCGGCATCTCCATCAAGCCGAACGAGGGCATGCACCTCATGCGCACGGACATGGCCGGTGGCGCGGCTGTGCTTGCTGCGATTGGCGCAATCGCCCGTCTTGGCCTGCCTATTCGCGTGACGGCTCTAGTCCCGTGCGCGGAGAACCACGTGTCCGGGTCCTCTTACCGCCCTGGCGACGTAGTGCGCCACTACGGCGGTAAGACCACCGAGATCACCAACACCGACGCCGAAGGCAGGGTCGTCCTCGCGGACGCCCTCACCTACGCCCACCAGGACCTAGGAGTCGACCTCCTCGTCGACGTCGCCACGCTCACTGGTGCGATGAAGGTCTCTCTAGGCACCCGCATCGGCGGCCTCTTCACCGACGACGACGCCCTAGCCGACCGGATCTCCGCCGCCAGCACCACCGCCGGTGAGTCCTTGTGGCGGATGCCGCTGCTGGACCATTTGGCCGCCGAGGTGCACAGCGACGTCGCGGACGTCCGCCAGTGCCCGCCAGGGCCCGGGGCCATCACCGCGGCGCTGTTCCTGCGCGAGTTCACCGGTGGCCTCCCGTGGGCGCACCTGGACATCGCCGGACCGGCACGCGCCGACCGCGCTTACGCCGACGTCGTGCCCGGTGCGACCGGGTTCGCCGCCCGCACGCTGGTCGAGTTCGTCGCCTCGTACGGCTCCTGA
- a CDS encoding GtrA family protein — translation MARRLARVLGQNVRVRFTRYTVASLVATGISQLVLFVLYGWGVFGALVASTIAFAVGAVPHFVMIRWWAWGQRGMPRLTRQVVGYLVVTVLGGLVSVLLTAAADWLVGPLVADRAARTLVLNVTYVLSGLPVFVAKYAFLDRVFAQEPYEATNSTSVRAANPVAPGTTSA, via the coding sequence GTGGCTCGTAGGTTGGCGAGGGTGCTGGGACAGAACGTGCGGGTCCGGTTCACCCGCTACACGGTGGCCTCGCTGGTGGCGACCGGGATCAGCCAGCTGGTCCTGTTCGTGCTCTACGGCTGGGGCGTGTTCGGCGCGCTGGTGGCCAGCACGATCGCCTTCGCCGTCGGCGCGGTGCCGCACTTCGTGATGATCCGCTGGTGGGCCTGGGGGCAGCGCGGCATGCCCCGGCTGACCAGGCAGGTCGTCGGGTACCTGGTGGTCACGGTGCTCGGCGGGCTCGTGTCGGTGCTGCTGACCGCCGCCGCGGACTGGCTGGTCGGCCCGCTGGTGGCCGACCGGGCCGCGCGCACGCTGGTGCTCAACGTCACCTACGTGCTCAGCGGCCTGCCGGTGTTCGTGGCGAAGTACGCGTTCCTCGACCGGGTCTTCGCTCAGGAGCCGTACGAGGCGACGAACTCGACCAGCGTGCGGGCGGCGAACCCGGTCGCACCGGGCACGACGTCGGCGTAA